One genomic window of Devosia salina includes the following:
- a CDS encoding ring-cleaving dioxygenase, with protein sequence MTLELGGIHHLTAVTADAPQNLKFYTQTLGMRLIKKTVNQDDTSAYHLFYGDGVASPGADLTFFDFDAMREQRGNHTVGRTGLRVDSEETLTWWKNHLQSSNVGTSAIKERFGHLSLDFEDFEGQRFRLVVDPENKVVPWAKSPVPAEKQIIGLGPITLSVPKLEPTDAMLTRVMNMRQVRHYPARERNGEVFVYEMGPGGPAAELHVSVDPSLPQARPGAGGVHHVAFRTPDQDSLREWVRHVNGFGIRSSGEVERFYFTSLYFREPNGILFEIATDVPGFAADEPMESLGESLSLPPFLEGRRAQIEAGLKPLV encoded by the coding sequence ATGACACTTGAACTTGGCGGCATCCACCATCTGACGGCCGTCACCGCCGACGCGCCGCAAAACCTCAAATTCTACACCCAGACGCTGGGCATGCGACTGATCAAGAAGACGGTGAACCAGGATGATACCTCGGCCTATCACCTCTTCTATGGCGACGGCGTCGCCTCGCCGGGCGCGGACCTGACATTTTTCGACTTCGACGCAATGCGCGAGCAGCGCGGCAATCACACGGTGGGTCGCACCGGCCTGCGCGTCGACAGCGAAGAGACGCTGACCTGGTGGAAGAACCACCTGCAGTCCAGCAATGTGGGTACCAGCGCCATCAAGGAGCGGTTCGGCCATCTCTCGCTCGATTTCGAGGACTTCGAGGGCCAGCGCTTCCGTCTGGTCGTGGACCCCGAGAACAAGGTCGTGCCCTGGGCCAAATCCCCCGTGCCGGCGGAAAAGCAGATCATCGGCCTCGGACCGATTACCCTGTCCGTCCCCAAGCTCGAGCCGACCGACGCCATGCTGACCCGCGTGATGAACATGCGGCAAGTGCGCCACTATCCGGCGCGCGAACGCAATGGCGAGGTCTTCGTCTATGAAATGGGTCCGGGCGGCCCGGCAGCCGAACTGCATGTCTCGGTCGACCCGAGCCTGCCCCAGGCCCGACCCGGCGCCGGTGGCGTGCACCACGTGGCCTTCCGCACGCCCGATCAGGACAGCCTGCGCGAATGGGTGCGGCATGTGAACGGCTTCGGCATCCGCTCCTCGGGCGAAGTCGAGCGCTTCTATTTCACCTCGCTCTATTTCCGCGAGCCCAATGGCATCCTGTTCGAGATCGCCACCGATGTTCCCGGCTTTGCTGCTGACGAGCCGATGGAAAGCCTGGGCGAAAGCCTGTCGCTGCCCCCCTTCCTCGAAGGCCGCCGGGCCCAGATCGAAGCCGGCCTGAAGCCGCTGGTCTGA